In the Fusarium oxysporum f. sp. lycopersici 4287 chromosome 9, whole genome shotgun sequence genome, one interval contains:
- a CDS encoding hypothetical protein (At least one base has a quality score < 10) encodes MESKSSSDNPTNVSQEKGTTVTEHPGDVQTGGGFAFQEESYWTRNGLTLESFQRRKYTGDNELDRRMKPRHLQMIAIGGSIGAGFFVGSGKALYTGGPGSVLIDFIIIGAMIFNVVFALGELAVMYPVSGGFYIYSSRFIDPSWGFAMGWNYVAQWATVLPLELTICAVCIEYWNDELSPGIFIAIFLVAIILINIFGGIGYAEEEFWSSCLKLGATVAFMFISLVLVCGGGPSNGRYNEYWGTRYWREDPGAFKNGFKGFCSVFVTAAFSFAGTELVGLAAAESENPTKALPGAIKQVFWRITLFFVLGLFFIGLLIKSTDDRLNISGYSNAKASPFVLVGEYSGLTGLAHFMNVIILVSVLSLGVSCVYGGSRTLTAMAQNGYAPKMFAYIDRGGRPLVSVAVHILMGFIAFVNLDPKGGEIFDWLLALSGLSTLFTWGSICLAHIRFRKAWARQGHTLDEIPFRAAFGVVGSWISLGLICLVLIAQFYVAITAPPGESGMGTVEGFFISYLALPVVLVFWAIGYLWKREGWLSIDKIDVDTGRREHNWDEINAYRAKVATWPAWRRFLNKIM; translated from the exons ATGGAATCAAAGAGTTCCAGCGACAACCCGACAAATGTGTCCCAAGAGAAGGGCACCACCGTCACTGAGCACCCTGGCGATGTCCAGACTGGTGGCGGCTTCGCTTTCCAGGAGGAGAGCTACTGGACTCGGAATGGTCTCACTCTCGAGTCCTTCCAGCGCCGCAAGTACACTGGTGACAATGAGCTTGATCGTCGTATGAAgcctcgccatcttcagATGATCGCCATTGGTGGTTCTATTGGTGCCGGTTTCTTCGTCGGTTCAGGAAAGGCCCTCTACACTGGC GGTCCTGGATCTGTTCTCATTGACTTCATCATTATCGGTGCTATGATCTTCAACGTTG TCTTCGCTCTCGGTGAACTTGCCGTCATGTATCCTGTGTCTGGTGGTTTCTATATCTACTCGTCTCGCTTTATCGATCCTTCTTGGGGTTTTGCCATGGGTTGGAACTATGTCGCACAATGGGCTACCGTTTTACCACTCGAACTGACAATCTGTGCTGTCTGTATTGAATATTGGAATGATGAGCTCTCGCCTGGAATCTTCATTGCAATCTTCTTGGTtgccatcatcctcatcaataTCTTTGGTGGTATTGGATACGCCGAGGAAGAGTTTTGGTCATCTTGCCTCAAGCTCGGAGCTACTGTTGCTTTTATGTTCATCTCTCTTGTCCTCGTCTGTGGTGGCGGTCCTTCCAACGGTCGATACAACGAGTACTGGGGCACACGCTACTGGAGAGAGGACCCCGGTGCCTTCAAGAACGGTTTCAAGGGATTCTGCTCTGTCTTCGTCACTGCTGCTTTCTCTTTTGCCGGTACTGAGCTTGTTGGTCTCGCCGCTGCTGAGTCTGAGAACCCCACCAAGGCTCTCCCTGGTGCTATCAAGCAGGTTTTCTGGCGTATCACCCTCTTCTTCgttcttggtctcttcttcatcggccTTCTTATCAAGTCCACTGATGACCGACTCAACATTTCCGGTTACTCCAACGCCAAGGCCTCGCCTTTCGTGCTTGTCGGCGAGTACTCCGGTCTTACTGGTCTCGCCCACTTCATGAACGTCATTATCCTTGTCTCCGTTCTTTCTCTTGGTGTGTCTTGCGTTTACGGTGGCTCCCGTACCCTGACTGCCATGGCTCAGAACGGATATGCTCCCAAGATGTTCGCCTACATCGATCGTGGTGGCCGCCCCCTTGTTTCCGTCGCTGTCCACATTCTCATGGGTTTCATCGCTTTCGTCAACCTTGATCCCAAGGGTGGAGAGATTTTTGACTGGCTCCTGGCTCTTTCTGGTCTCTCGACTCTTTTCACTTGGGGTTCTATCTGCCTTGCCCACATTCGCTTCCGCAAGGCTTGGGCCCGACAAGGCCACACTCTGGATGAGATTCCTTTCAGGGCCGCCTTTGGTGTCGTCGGCTCCTGGATCAGTCTCGGCCTCATCTGCCTCGTCCTTATTGCTCAG TTCTATGTTGCTATTACTGCTCCTCCTGGTGAATCTGGTATGGGAACTGTCGAGGGATTCTTCATCTCATACCTCGCTTTGCCTGTTGTCCTTGTCTTCTGGGCTATTGGTTACTTGTGGAAGCGCGAGGGTTGGCTCTCAATCGACAAGATCGATGTTGACACTGGTCGACGTGAGCACAATTGGGACGAGATCAACGCCTACCGTGCCAAGGTTGCCACTTGGCCCGCTTGGCGACGCTtcctcaacaagatcatGTAA